The Spirochaeta cellobiosiphila DSM 17781 DNA segment GTGTCTTTTAGGATTTTTCGATAGCGAGCAAGACCCTTGTTAATGGTATCACCAGGAAGAAGTCGGGAATTAATAATCCCCCAAGCCCTTGTAGGTAGAACATTGGGAACAGAGCTCCCCCCACTCATGGTAACAGCTATAGTGGATTGGATTTGAGCCGCTGTTAAGGGACGGGATTTTAATATCTTTACCAATAAAGGTTGGAATAACCATAGATTAGCCATAATCACATTTTGTGGAAAAGGAAAAAGAGAAGAGGAATAATAGAAAAAATCCCTTACCGCAAAAGGAAGCTTAGTATAACGTTTCTTTTTTTCGAGGAGACTCAAGGCCTTACTAACTTGTCCAAGGGCCGACTCTGGAGGGGGAGACGAGGAATGACCACCTTTGGACTCACTAGTTATTAACCAATTAACATTCCCCTTTTCTGCTACACCCACAAGAGCTAAAGGCTCGCTCAAGCCTGGAATGACATCATGAACAATAGCCCCTCCTTCATCAAGAATCCATTCAAAATAGATGTTCCTCTTCTTGAACCAAGCCGCCATGGACTTAGCAGCTATACTCTTCGTCTCTTCATCGCCGGCAAAGGCGAACCATACATCTCTGTTAGGAGTTAAACCATTTTCCTGTGAGTTCTTCAGAGCTTCCATTAAACCTATAAGGGTAATCTTAGTGTCAATAGAACCTCGTCCCCAGATGTACCCCTCTACCAGGTCTGCTCCAAAGGGCTTATGAATCCAAAGTTCTTCTTTAACTGGGACAACATCATAATGGGCTAATAATAGAATGGGCTTATTTGTATTACCACTTGAGGATTTCCAATGAATGATAATTTGATAAGGATCAGGAAAAAAACAATCAACATCAGGACTATTGAGATAGTGTTCTTTAAGAGTATTTTGGAATAAAAGGAAGGCCCCTTCCTCCATATCGTCCCTATTCTGATAACTAACAGTAGGAATCTGTA contains these protein-coding regions:
- a CDS encoding M20/M25/M40 family metallo-hydrolase, with product MIPLSQKDLGSDHEWEDSLRRFRQFLQIPTVSYQNRDDMEEGAFLLFQNTLKEHYLNSPDVDCFFPDPYQIIIHWKSSSGNTNKPILLLAHYDVVPVKEELWIHKPFGADLVEGYIWGRGSIDTKITLIGLMEALKNSQENGLTPNRDVWFAFAGDEETKSIAAKSMAAWFKKRNIYFEWILDEGGAIVHDVIPGLSEPLALVGVAEKGNVNWLITSESKGGHSSSPPPESALGQVSKALSLLEKKKRYTKLPFAVRDFFYYSSSLFPFPQNVIMANLWLFQPLLVKILKSRPLTAAQIQSTIAVTMSGGSSVPNVLPTRAWGIINSRLLPGDTINKGLARYRKILKDTGVYIDIQDPEEGCDPVYSDDRNGPAYKELELFHRSLEGLVDAAGVVPYLNMTTTDSKYYKDLGDRVYRFSPYLLSSEELDLMHAPNERLSVDNYKRVVSFYTHLLQEICHET